The genomic stretch GATGCCTGGATCGATCCTGCCAGCGGCGGCTACCAACTGCAAAACGGCGCGCCGCTGCGTGACATGGCCGCCGGCCTGGCCAACGCGGTGTACCTGCGCCTGATGACGCCGCTCGGCAGCTACTGGGCCGATCCGCAATTGGGCAGCCGGCTGCACGAGTTGCAGCGGCACAAGGACGTGGGCCGCGTGGCCATGCTGGCGCGGCAATACGCTGAACAAGCGCTGGC from Chitinivorax sp. PXF-14 encodes the following:
- a CDS encoding phage GP46 family protein; the encoded protein is MDAWIDPASGGYQLQNGAPLRDMAAGLANAVYLRLMTPLGSYWADPQLGSRLHELQRHKDVGRVAMLARQYAEQALAPLLADGRATAVAVESERPGNGRLHLRITLTTAGGERL